The following coding sequences lie in one Dunckerocampus dactyliophorus isolate RoL2022-P2 chromosome 4, RoL_Ddac_1.1, whole genome shotgun sequence genomic window:
- the dgcr6 gene encoding protein DGCR6 isoform X1, translated as MMEGYPVVTDGDSTKQQQRHYYLLSELQTLVKDLPSSFQQRLSYSTLGDLALALIDGTVYEIVQGLLDIQHLTEKNLYNQRQKLHCEHQALKQDLIRKHKDALLSCKSHNLALLKSTQQAELEALEIRVREEQIMMDKKIVVEIDQKVIDQQNTLEKAGVPGFYITTNPQVSRELTMQMNLLELILKLQQKESQAGLL; from the exons ATGATGGAGGGCTATCCTGTAGTTACAGACGGTGACTCTACCAAACAGCAACAGCGGCATTACTACCTCTTGTCAGAGTTACAAACTCTGGTCAAAGATTTACCAAG CTCCTTCCAGCAACGCCTGTCCTACAGTACACTCGGTGACCTTGCTTTGGCTCTCATAGATGGGACTGTTTATGAGATAGTGCAGGGCCTCTTGGATATTCAACATCTGACAGAGAAAAATCTGTACAACCAGAGACAAAAGTTGCATTGTGAACACCAAG CCCTCAAGCAAGATCTCATAAGGAAGCACAAGGATGCCCTGCTATCATGCAAGTCTCACAACCTTGCGCTCCTCAAATCAACTCAGCAAGCTGAGCTAGAG GCGTTGGAAATTCGTGTACGAGAAGAACAAATAATGATGGATAAGAAGATTGTGGTGGAAATTGATCAAAAAGTGATAGACCAACAGAATACTTTGGAGAAGGCTGGAGTTCCTGGATTTTATATCACCACTAATCCCCAGGTTAGCAGG GAGCTGACAATGCAGATGAACCTTCTGGAGTTGATCCTGAAGCTTCAACAGAAGGAGTCCCAGGCTGGACTTTTATGA
- the dgcr6 gene encoding protein DGCR6 isoform X2, whose product MMEGYPVVTDGDSTKQQQRHYYLLSELQTLVKDLPSSFQQRLSYSTLGDLALALIDGTVYEIVQGLLDIQHLTEKNLYNQRQKLHCEHQALKQDLIRKHKDALLSCKSHNLALLKSTQQAELEALEIRVREEQIMMDKKIVVEIDQKVIDQQNTLEKAGVPGFYITTNPQELTMQMNLLELILKLQQKESQAGLL is encoded by the exons ATGATGGAGGGCTATCCTGTAGTTACAGACGGTGACTCTACCAAACAGCAACAGCGGCATTACTACCTCTTGTCAGAGTTACAAACTCTGGTCAAAGATTTACCAAG CTCCTTCCAGCAACGCCTGTCCTACAGTACACTCGGTGACCTTGCTTTGGCTCTCATAGATGGGACTGTTTATGAGATAGTGCAGGGCCTCTTGGATATTCAACATCTGACAGAGAAAAATCTGTACAACCAGAGACAAAAGTTGCATTGTGAACACCAAG CCCTCAAGCAAGATCTCATAAGGAAGCACAAGGATGCCCTGCTATCATGCAAGTCTCACAACCTTGCGCTCCTCAAATCAACTCAGCAAGCTGAGCTAGAG GCGTTGGAAATTCGTGTACGAGAAGAACAAATAATGATGGATAAGAAGATTGTGGTGGAAATTGATCAAAAAGTGATAGACCAACAGAATACTTTGGAGAAGGCTGGAGTTCCTGGATTTTATATCACCACTAATCCCCAG GAGCTGACAATGCAGATGAACCTTCTGGAGTTGATCCTGAAGCTTCAACAGAAGGAGTCCCAGGCTGGACTTTTATGA